One Micromonospora sp. WMMD812 genomic window carries:
- a CDS encoding ABC transporter permease, whose translation MARFLIKRLFSATLTLFAVSVLTFLMFFALPRDPVTGMCPKNCNPERLERVREELGLNDPLIAQYAGYMKGIVTGRDLGSAQGGRCDAPCLGWSYVTNEAVSDTIARVLPVTLSIVIPAAILWLLLGVGLGMISALRRGTWLDRLAIGFSLTGASLQLYFVGAVLLLVFVYNLKLLPVPSYTSIFDNPLKWASGLVLAWVSLAFLFSAIYARLSRAQMLETLSEDFVRTARAKGLAKPKVYGRHALRAAITPVVTIAGLDVGGALGGTVITETTFGIQGLGRTAVDAVRSGDLPTIMATVLIAAVFVVLANVLVDLLYAAIDPRVRLR comes from the coding sequence ATGGCGCGATTCCTGATCAAGCGGCTCTTCTCCGCCACGCTGACCCTGTTCGCGGTGAGCGTGCTGACCTTCCTGATGTTCTTCGCCCTGCCGCGCGACCCGGTGACCGGGATGTGCCCGAAGAACTGCAACCCGGAGCGCCTGGAGCGGGTCCGCGAGGAGTTGGGCCTGAACGACCCGCTGATCGCCCAGTACGCCGGTTACATGAAGGGCATCGTCACCGGGCGGGACCTGGGCAGTGCCCAGGGCGGCCGGTGCGACGCGCCCTGCCTGGGCTGGTCGTACGTCACCAACGAGGCGGTCTCGGACACCATCGCCCGCGTGCTGCCGGTGACGCTGAGCATCGTGATCCCGGCGGCGATCCTCTGGCTGCTGCTCGGCGTGGGGCTCGGCATGATCTCGGCGCTGCGCCGGGGCACCTGGCTGGACCGGCTGGCGATCGGCTTCTCGCTGACCGGCGCCTCGTTGCAGCTCTACTTCGTCGGCGCGGTGCTGCTGCTGGTCTTCGTCTACAACCTGAAGCTGTTGCCGGTGCCCAGCTACACCTCGATCTTCGACAATCCGTTGAAGTGGGCGAGTGGCCTGGTGCTCGCGTGGGTGTCGCTGGCCTTCCTCTTCTCCGCCATCTACGCCCGGCTCTCCCGGGCGCAGATGCTGGAGACCCTGTCGGAGGACTTCGTCCGGACGGCGCGGGCGAAGGGCCTGGCCAAACCCAAGGTGTACGGCCGGCACGCGCTTCGGGCGGCGATCACCCCGGTGGTGACCATCGCCGGCCTGGACGTCGGCGGGGCGCTCGGGGGCACGGTGATCACCGAGACGACCTTCGGCATCCAGGGGTTGGGGCGGACGGCCGTCGACGCGGTGCGCTCCGGCGACCTGCCCACGATCATGGCCACCGTGCTGATCGCCGCGGTCTTCGTGGTGCTGGCGAACGTGCTGGTCGACCTGCTGTACGCGGCCATCGACCCCCGGGTGCGGCTGCGCTGA
- a CDS encoding ABC transporter permease yields the protein MSLSPVEGVALAEIESGGDPAEPARKGVVGRSPGQLAWLRLRRDRTAMVSGAMLIFFMVLALAAPLIELAYGIGPREQYQNLLDGFGMPLGYAGGVTGEHWFGLEPGLGRDIFIRLIYGLRTSLFIAFAAAVITATIGIVLGTLAGYLGGWLDAVINWITDLTLAMPFLVIALALTPTLVLRFYGERQQVSSAFGVGVLIAVFAIFGWTSTARLVRGQVIALREREFVEAARASGAGLGHMLFRQLLPNIWAPILVSFSLAVPQFITSEAALSFIGVGLSDETPSFGRMIYRSLDYLQTDPAYVFFPGITIFALVFAFNLFGDALRDALDPKSSR from the coding sequence GTGAGCCTGTCCCCGGTGGAGGGTGTGGCGCTGGCGGAGATCGAGTCCGGCGGTGACCCGGCGGAGCCCGCGCGAAAGGGCGTCGTCGGCCGCTCGCCCGGCCAGCTCGCCTGGCTCCGGCTGCGCCGCGACCGCACCGCGATGGTCAGCGGCGCGATGCTGATCTTCTTTATGGTGCTGGCACTGGCCGCCCCGCTGATCGAGCTGGCCTACGGCATCGGCCCGCGCGAGCAGTACCAGAACCTGCTGGACGGCTTCGGCATGCCGCTGGGCTACGCCGGCGGCGTGACCGGCGAGCACTGGTTCGGCCTGGAGCCGGGCCTCGGCCGGGACATCTTCATCCGGCTCATCTACGGCCTGCGCACGTCGCTGTTCATCGCGTTCGCCGCCGCGGTGATCACCGCGACCATCGGCATCGTGCTCGGCACCCTCGCCGGTTACCTCGGCGGCTGGCTGGACGCCGTGATCAACTGGATCACCGACCTGACCCTGGCCATGCCGTTCCTGGTCATCGCGCTGGCCCTGACGCCGACTCTGGTGCTGCGCTTCTACGGCGAGCGGCAGCAGGTCTCCTCGGCGTTCGGCGTGGGCGTCCTCATCGCCGTCTTCGCGATCTTCGGCTGGACGAGCACCGCCCGGCTGGTCCGCGGCCAGGTGATCGCGCTGCGCGAGCGGGAGTTCGTCGAGGCGGCGCGGGCCAGTGGCGCCGGGCTCGGGCACATGCTCTTCCGGCAGCTGCTGCCGAACATCTGGGCGCCGATCCTGGTCTCGTTCTCCCTCGCCGTGCCGCAGTTCATCACCAGCGAGGCCGCGCTGTCCTTCATCGGGGTCGGGCTGAGCGACGAGACGCCGAGCTTCGGCCGGATGATCTACCGCAGCCTGGACTACCTGCAGACCGACCCGGCGTACGTGTTCTTCCCGGGCATCACGATCTTCGCGCTCGTGTTCGCCTTCAACCTCTTCGGGGACGCGCTGCGCGACGCGCTCGACCCGAAGTCGTCCCGGTAG
- a CDS encoding fumarate reductase/succinate dehydrogenase flavoprotein subunit: MTTTTRIERHHYDVVVIGAGGAGLRAAIEARLAGKKTAIISKSLFGKAHTVMAEGGAAAAMGNVNSRDSWQVHFRDTMRGGKFLNNFRMAELHAKESPQRIWELETYGALFDRTKDGKISQRNFGGHEYPRLAHVGDRTGLELIRTLQQKIVSLQQEDKREFGSYDARIRVFAETTITELLLDGDRIAGAFGYYRESGEFVLFEAPAVVLATGGVGRSYKVTSNSWEYTGDGHALALRAGATLINMEFLQFHPTGMVWPPSVKGILVTESVRGDGGVLKNSEGKRFMFDYVPDVFRKQYAETEEEADRWYTDPDNNRRPPELLPRDEVARAINSEVKAGRGTPAGGVFLDIASRKSADEIRRRLPSMYHQFKELADVDITAEPMEVGPTCHYVMGGVEVDPDSGAAFGHVQGLFAAGEVSGGMHGSNRLGGNSLSDLLVFGKRAGGHAASYADSLAARPTVAVQAVEAAVETALAPLQRDTGENPYTLQQDLQAVMGDLVGIIRREGELADSLVRLAELRERVAKVSAAGGRRYNPGWHLALDLRNMLVVSECTAKAALERRESRGGHTREDFPAMDPQWRRVNLVCSLEGDTVRLARKPLPKMRPELIKLFDRTELGKYLTDEELAEFDALTEEAGN; this comes from the coding sequence ATGACCACTACCACTCGAATCGAACGACACCACTACGACGTCGTCGTGATCGGCGCGGGCGGCGCCGGCCTGCGCGCGGCGATCGAGGCCCGGCTCGCCGGCAAGAAGACCGCGATCATCTCGAAGTCGCTCTTCGGCAAGGCCCACACGGTGATGGCCGAGGGCGGCGCCGCCGCCGCGATGGGGAACGTGAACAGCCGCGACAGCTGGCAGGTGCACTTCCGCGACACGATGCGCGGCGGCAAGTTCCTGAACAACTTCCGGATGGCCGAGCTGCACGCGAAGGAGTCGCCGCAGCGGATCTGGGAGCTGGAGACGTACGGTGCGCTCTTCGACCGCACCAAGGACGGCAAGATCTCCCAGCGCAATTTCGGCGGCCACGAGTACCCGCGGCTGGCCCACGTCGGCGACCGCACCGGCCTGGAGCTGATCCGGACCCTGCAGCAAAAGATCGTCTCCCTCCAGCAGGAGGACAAGCGCGAGTTCGGCTCGTACGACGCGCGGATCCGGGTCTTCGCCGAGACCACCATCACCGAACTGTTGCTCGACGGCGACCGGATCGCCGGCGCGTTCGGCTACTACCGGGAGTCCGGCGAGTTCGTCCTCTTCGAGGCGCCCGCGGTGGTGTTGGCCACCGGCGGCGTCGGCCGGTCCTACAAGGTCACCTCGAACTCGTGGGAGTACACCGGGGACGGTCACGCGCTCGCGCTGCGCGCCGGGGCGACGCTGATAAACATGGAGTTCCTCCAGTTCCACCCGACCGGCATGGTCTGGCCGCCCTCGGTGAAGGGCATCCTGGTCACCGAGTCGGTCCGCGGTGACGGCGGGGTGCTGAAGAACTCCGAGGGCAAGCGGTTCATGTTCGACTACGTCCCCGACGTCTTCCGCAAGCAGTACGCGGAGACCGAGGAGGAGGCGGACCGCTGGTACACCGACCCGGACAACAACCGCCGCCCGCCGGAGCTGCTGCCCCGTGACGAGGTGGCCCGGGCGATCAACAGCGAGGTCAAGGCCGGTCGCGGCACCCCCGCGGGCGGCGTCTTCCTGGACATCGCGAGCCGCAAGTCGGCCGACGAGATCCGCCGCCGGCTCCCCTCGATGTACCACCAGTTCAAGGAGCTGGCCGACGTCGACATCACCGCCGAGCCGATGGAGGTCGGCCCGACCTGCCACTACGTGATGGGCGGCGTTGAGGTGGACCCGGACAGCGGGGCCGCGTTCGGCCACGTCCAGGGGCTCTTCGCCGCGGGCGAGGTCTCCGGCGGCATGCACGGCTCCAACCGGCTCGGCGGCAACTCCCTCTCCGACCTGCTGGTCTTCGGCAAGCGCGCGGGCGGCCACGCCGCCTCGTACGCCGACAGCCTCGCCGCCCGGCCCACCGTGGCCGTGCAGGCCGTCGAGGCCGCGGTGGAGACCGCGCTGGCGCCGCTGCAGCGGGACACCGGCGAGAACCCGTACACCCTGCAGCAGGACCTCCAGGCGGTCATGGGAGATCTGGTCGGGATCATCCGTCGGGAGGGCGAGCTGGCGGACTCCCTGGTCCGACTCGCCGAGCTGCGCGAGCGCGTGGCCAAGGTCAGCGCGGCCGGCGGGCGGCGCTACAACCCGGGCTGGCACCTCGCGCTGGACCTGCGCAACATGCTGGTGGTCTCGGAGTGCACCGCGAAGGCGGCGCTGGAGCGGCGGGAGTCCCGCGGCGGGCACACCCGGGAGGACTTCCCGGCCATGGACCCGCAGTGGCGCCGGGTGAACCTGGTCTGCTCGCTGGAGGGCGACACGGTCCGGCTGGCTCGTAAGCCGCTGCCGAAGATGCGCCCGGAGCTGATCAAGCTGTTCGACCGCACCGAGCTGGGCAAGTACCTGACGGACGAGGAGCTCGCGGAGTTCGACGCCCTCACCGAGGAGGCGGGCAACTGA
- a CDS encoding TldD/PmbA family protein → MTEFDAATAAVQAALDAGARYADARVMHRRYESMSARNGEIEELTQDESSGLGVRALVGSSWGFHAVPELSDAAAREAGRRAARTAAASGRVPGPPIDLVPAEPAVATWASECRVDPLGVPLSDKGDLLVGATAAMVGHGADIAEGLYQIWDTAKWFVSSEGHRVDQRIRECGGGISATSIGDGETQRRSYPSYRGQYGTTGWELVESLDLTAHAARIAEESRALLTAPMCPAGETDLILGGEQLALQIHESVGHAIELDRILGWEAAFAGTSWLDLAQLGSLRYGSELMNIAIDPTIPGALGSFGFDDEGSAAVKRDAVRDGRWVGVLAGRDSAAVAGLDYGGSVRSDGWARLPMVRMTNVGLEPGPHTLEEIVAATDEGVLMDVNRSWSIDDKRLNFQFGCEIGWEVHNGRRGRMLRNPTYTGIGPLFWRSMDMLSGETVAWGTPNCGKGQPGQTGHTGHPAAPARFRNVRVGVRA, encoded by the coding sequence ATGACCGAGTTCGACGCGGCGACCGCCGCCGTGCAGGCCGCCCTGGACGCGGGAGCCCGCTACGCCGACGCGCGGGTGATGCACCGCCGGTACGAGTCGATGTCGGCGCGCAACGGCGAGATCGAGGAGCTGACCCAGGACGAGAGCAGCGGCCTGGGCGTCCGCGCCCTGGTCGGGTCGAGCTGGGGCTTCCACGCCGTACCCGAACTCTCCGACGCCGCGGCGCGGGAAGCCGGCCGCCGGGCCGCGCGGACCGCCGCCGCCAGCGGGCGGGTCCCCGGCCCGCCGATCGACCTGGTGCCCGCCGAGCCGGCCGTCGCGACCTGGGCCTCGGAGTGCCGGGTCGACCCGCTCGGCGTGCCGCTGTCGGACAAGGGTGACCTGCTGGTGGGCGCGACCGCGGCGATGGTCGGGCACGGCGCGGACATCGCCGAGGGGCTCTACCAGATCTGGGACACCGCCAAGTGGTTCGTCTCCAGCGAGGGTCACCGCGTCGACCAGCGGATCCGGGAGTGCGGCGGCGGTATCTCGGCCACCTCGATCGGCGACGGTGAGACCCAGCGCCGCTCCTACCCCAGCTACCGCGGTCAGTACGGCACCACCGGGTGGGAGCTGGTCGAGTCGCTCGACCTGACCGCGCACGCGGCGCGGATCGCCGAGGAGTCCCGGGCCCTGCTCACCGCGCCGATGTGCCCGGCCGGCGAGACCGACCTGATCCTCGGCGGGGAACAGCTCGCCCTCCAGATCCACGAGTCGGTCGGGCACGCTATCGAACTGGACCGGATCCTCGGCTGGGAAGCGGCCTTCGCCGGCACGTCCTGGCTGGACCTGGCCCAGCTCGGCTCCCTGCGCTACGGCTCGGAGCTGATGAACATCGCCATCGATCCGACCATCCCGGGCGCCCTGGGCAGCTTCGGCTTCGACGACGAGGGCTCCGCGGCGGTGAAGCGGGACGCGGTCCGCGACGGCCGGTGGGTGGGCGTGCTCGCCGGCCGGGACTCCGCCGCCGTCGCCGGCCTCGACTACGGCGGCAGCGTACGGTCCGACGGCTGGGCCCGGCTGCCCATGGTGCGGATGACCAACGTCGGCCTGGAGCCCGGCCCGCACACCCTGGAGGAGATCGTCGCGGCCACCGACGAGGGGGTGCTGATGGACGTCAACCGGTCCTGGTCGATCGACGACAAGCGGCTCAACTTCCAGTTCGGCTGCGAGATCGGCTGGGAGGTGCACAACGGCCGGCGCGGGCGCATGTTGCGCAACCCCACCTACACCGGCATCGGGCCGCTCTTCTGGCGGTCGATGGACATGCTGTCCGGTGAGACCGTCGCCTGGGGCACACCGAACTGCGGCAAGGGCCAGCCCGGCCAGACCGGGCACACCGGGCACCCGGCGGCGCCGGCCCGGTTCCGCAACGTCCGGGTGGGGGTGCGGGCATGA
- a CDS encoding dipeptide ABC transporter ATP-binding protein — protein sequence MSATDAVQVEPTTGTEPLLRVRGLTKHFPVRTGFRGRSLVRAVDGLDFDVRPGETLGLVGESGCGKTTTGRMLVRLLEPTSGTIEFEGRDITHASRRELRPLRQDLQIIFQDPYASLNPRHTVGRIIAMPLQVNGIDPPGGVRARVQELLEIVGLNPEHYNRYPHEFSGGQRQRIGIARALALRPKLIVADEPVSALDVSIQAQVINLLRELQRDLGLAFVFIAHDLAVVRHFCQRVAVMYLGKIVEIGDRADIYERPQHPYTRALLSAIPDVTQLGPGGRIRLAGDVPTPLDPPSGCRFRTRCWKAQDICGAEEPALVPRAGGNQATACHFPESGPVAAGSGGAPDSGGAPDGGVVPGGGAADVTVEEVAK from the coding sequence GTGAGCGCGACGGATGCCGTGCAGGTCGAACCGACGACGGGGACCGAGCCGCTGCTGCGGGTGCGCGGGCTGACGAAGCACTTCCCGGTGCGCACCGGCTTCCGTGGCCGCAGCCTCGTGCGGGCGGTGGACGGGCTGGACTTCGACGTCCGACCCGGCGAGACGCTCGGCCTGGTCGGGGAGTCCGGCTGCGGCAAGACCACCACCGGGCGGATGCTGGTGCGGCTGCTGGAGCCGACCTCGGGCACGATCGAGTTCGAGGGGCGGGACATCACCCACGCCAGCCGGCGCGAGCTGCGCCCGCTGCGCCAGGACCTCCAGATCATCTTCCAGGACCCGTACGCCTCGCTGAACCCGCGGCACACGGTCGGCCGGATCATCGCGATGCCGCTGCAGGTCAACGGAATCGACCCGCCCGGCGGGGTCCGGGCGCGGGTGCAGGAGCTGCTCGAGATCGTCGGGCTCAACCCGGAGCACTACAACCGGTATCCGCACGAGTTTTCCGGCGGGCAGCGGCAGCGCATCGGCATCGCCCGCGCGCTGGCGCTGCGGCCGAAGCTGATCGTGGCGGACGAGCCGGTCTCCGCCCTGGACGTCTCGATCCAGGCGCAGGTCATCAACCTGCTCCGCGAGCTGCAACGCGACCTCGGGCTGGCCTTCGTCTTCATCGCCCACGACCTGGCCGTGGTGCGGCACTTCTGCCAGCGGGTCGCCGTGATGTATCTCGGCAAGATCGTGGAGATCGGCGACCGGGCGGACATCTACGAGCGGCCGCAGCACCCGTACACCCGGGCGCTGCTCTCGGCGATCCCGGACGTCACCCAGCTCGGCCCGGGTGGGCGGATCCGGCTGGCCGGCGACGTGCCCACCCCGCTCGATCCGCCCTCCGGCTGCCGGTTCCGGACCCGGTGCTGGAAGGCGCAGGACATCTGTGGCGCCGAGGAGCCGGCGCTGGTGCCGCGCGCCGGGGGGAACCAGGCCACCGCCTGCCACTTCCCTGAGTCGGGGCCGGTCGCGGCCGGCTCGGGCGGCGCACCGGACAGTGGCGGCGCACCGGACGGCGGCGTTGTCCCAGGCGGCGGCGCGGCGGACGTGACGGTCGAGGAGGTGGCGAAGTGA
- a CDS encoding succinate dehydrogenase/fumarate reductase iron-sulfur subunit: MGTKRQFRIWRGDESGGDLQDYTVEVNEGEVVLDVIHRLQATDAPDLACRWNCKAGKCGSCSMEINGKPRLGCMTRMSTFEEDETVTVTPLRTFPVIRDLVTDVSFNYEKARETPAFAPPADVAPGDYRMQQVDVERSQEFRKCIECFLCQNVCHVIRDHEENKPAFSGPRFFIRASELDMHPLDARTDRKEYAQSDMGLGYCNITKCCTEVCPEHIKITDNGIIPMKERVVDRRYDPLVWLGSKIFRRGETPQTSMSSARAAGPVTAPAGHGGVHSHAGASHDPQAEAQAQSGVNWHREVPHPTAPAVDERGKLPLTELTFDRAAAPSPFGDDVTFPLPPEHLNFAHPEQDKH; encoded by the coding sequence ATGGGGACCAAGAGGCAGTTCCGCATCTGGCGGGGCGACGAGTCCGGTGGCGACCTGCAGGACTACACGGTCGAGGTGAACGAGGGCGAGGTCGTCCTCGACGTCATCCACCGTCTCCAGGCCACCGACGCGCCCGACCTGGCCTGCCGGTGGAACTGCAAGGCAGGCAAGTGCGGCTCCTGCTCGATGGAGATCAACGGCAAGCCGCGGCTCGGCTGCATGACCCGGATGTCCACCTTCGAGGAGGACGAGACGGTCACGGTCACGCCGCTGCGCACCTTCCCGGTCATCCGGGACCTGGTCACGGACGTCTCCTTCAACTACGAGAAGGCCCGGGAGACGCCGGCCTTCGCGCCACCGGCGGACGTCGCGCCCGGGGACTACCGGATGCAGCAGGTCGACGTGGAGCGCTCGCAGGAGTTCCGCAAGTGCATCGAGTGCTTCCTCTGCCAGAACGTGTGTCACGTGATCCGGGACCACGAGGAGAACAAGCCGGCCTTCTCCGGGCCGCGGTTCTTCATCCGCGCCTCGGAGCTGGACATGCACCCGCTGGATGCCCGGACCGACCGCAAGGAGTACGCGCAGTCGGACATGGGCCTCGGCTACTGCAACATCACCAAGTGCTGCACCGAGGTCTGCCCCGAGCACATCAAGATCACCGACAACGGGATCATCCCCATGAAGGAACGGGTCGTCGACCGCAGGTACGATCCCCTTGTGTGGCTTGGTAGCAAGATCTTCCGACGGGGTGAGACGCCCCAGACCAGCATGTCCAGTGCCCGGGCCGCCGGCCCGGTGACCGCCCCGGCCGGCCACGGCGGGGTGCACTCGCACGCGGGCGCATCGCATGACCCTCAGGCCGAGGCGCAGGCGCAGAGCGGGGTCAACTGGCACCGCGAGGTGCCGCACCCGACCGCACCCGCCGTGGACGAGCGGGGCAAGCTTCCGCTCACGGAGCTCACCTTCGACCGGGCCGCCGCGCCGTCGCCGTTCGGCGACGACGTCACGTTCCCGCTGCCCCCGGAGCACCTGAACTTCGCCCACCCGGAGCAGGACAAGCACTGA
- a CDS encoding metallopeptidase TldD-related protein, whose product MTGTTEVDLAAQVVELVRQVGGPGAEAEAVVTRSELALTRFANSFIHQNVAESTLGVRLRVHVDGRTAAGSGSVASPEGLRALVERTLAAARLCPPDPAWPGLTPPSPVSAGPAADEAIAHAEPDERAARVRAFVDAVGDLEAAGYCRTSYRSGAFANSAGHVAHGRTAEAAMDGIARTGGSDGVARRCADRLADLDGAALGARAAAKARAAADPVELPPGRYEVVLEPAAVADLLQNLAWFGFNGKRYAERQSFAELGAAQFDPSVTVVDDPLHGSNLPFDLEGTTRRELRLVDAGVTRAVTHDRRSGAETGASSTGHAMLGATTFGPIPRNLRLLAPSVAGGAPGAATTSGGPGGAGATGVAGAVTDDDTAALVAGVRRGLLVSDLWYTRVLDPKSLVITGLTRNGVWLVEDGVVTRAVRDLRFTESYPRALGPGAVLGLGRHAVRQPDRIDGVWWEAPPVRLASWNFTGGASG is encoded by the coding sequence ATGACCGGCACGACCGAAGTGGACCTCGCCGCTCAGGTGGTCGAGCTGGTCCGCCAGGTGGGCGGTCCGGGAGCCGAGGCCGAGGCGGTGGTGACCCGGTCCGAACTGGCGCTCACCCGGTTCGCCAATTCCTTCATCCACCAGAACGTCGCCGAGTCGACTCTCGGCGTCCGGCTGCGGGTGCACGTCGACGGGCGCACCGCCGCCGGCAGTGGCAGCGTGGCGAGCCCGGAGGGGCTGCGCGCGCTGGTCGAGCGGACGCTGGCCGCCGCCCGGCTCTGCCCGCCCGACCCGGCGTGGCCCGGGCTCACCCCACCGTCGCCGGTGTCGGCCGGGCCCGCCGCCGACGAGGCCATCGCCCACGCGGAGCCGGACGAGCGGGCGGCCCGGGTGCGCGCCTTCGTGGACGCGGTGGGTGACCTCGAAGCGGCCGGCTACTGCCGGACGTCGTACCGCTCCGGCGCCTTCGCCAACTCCGCCGGCCACGTCGCGCACGGGCGCACGGCGGAGGCCGCGATGGACGGCATCGCCCGGACGGGCGGCTCGGACGGGGTGGCCCGGCGCTGCGCCGACCGGCTCGCCGACCTCGACGGGGCCGCCCTGGGCGCGCGGGCCGCAGCCAAGGCGCGCGCCGCGGCCGACCCGGTCGAGTTGCCGCCGGGCCGCTACGAGGTGGTGCTCGAACCGGCCGCCGTCGCCGACCTGCTCCAGAACCTCGCCTGGTTCGGGTTCAACGGCAAGCGGTACGCCGAGCGGCAGTCCTTCGCCGAACTCGGCGCGGCCCAGTTCGACCCGTCGGTGACCGTCGTGGACGACCCGCTGCACGGGTCCAACCTGCCGTTCGACCTGGAGGGCACCACCCGACGGGAGCTGCGTCTGGTCGACGCCGGGGTCACCCGTGCGGTGACGCACGACCGGCGCAGCGGCGCCGAGACGGGTGCGAGTTCCACCGGGCACGCCATGCTCGGCGCCACCACCTTCGGCCCCATCCCCCGCAACCTCCGCCTGCTCGCCCCGTCGGTCGCCGGTGGCGCCCCGGGCGCGGCGACCACCAGCGGCGGCCCAGGCGGCGCCGGGGCGACCGGAGTGGCCGGAGCGGTCACGGACGACGACACGGCGGCCCTGGTCGCCGGGGTACGCCGCGGGCTGCTGGTCAGCGACCTCTGGTACACCCGGGTGCTGGACCCGAAGAGCCTGGTCATCACCGGCCTCACCCGCAACGGGGTCTGGCTGGTCGAGGACGGCGTGGTGACCCGTGCGGTCCGGGACCTGCGCTTCACCGAGTCCTACCCGCGTGCCCTCGGTCCCGGCGCGGTGCTCGGGCTGGGCCGGCACGCCGTCCGCCAGCCGGACCGGATCGACGGCGTCTGGTGGGAGGCGCCGCCGGTCCGGCTCGCCTCCTGGAACTTCACCGGCGGCGCGTCCGGCTGA
- a CDS encoding ABC transporter ATP-binding protein: protein MDRPESTPSGQPDDRPSVPEQRGTDDPYLRVTDLRVRFDTTDGVVRAVDGVSFAVERGRTLGIVGESGSGKSVTSLAVLGLHDPRRSTITGEISVGGRQLVGLPEEEVRRLRGRDMAMIFQDPLSALHPYYTVGKQIAEAYRVHHPRAGKREARQRAVDMLGRVGIPQPARRFDQYPHEFSGGMRQRAMIAMALVNDPDLLIADEPTTALDVTVQAQILDLLADLQAEFHSAIIMITHDLGVVSQVADDVLVMYGGRAVERGSVEQVLRRPQHPYTWGLLSSVPSLHGDADADLVPIRGNPPSLINLPSGCAFHPRCRYADRNGDRSRTDVPELRPAGEDGHLAACHLAVEERTRLYREDIAQVGVAR, encoded by the coding sequence GTGGACAGGCCGGAGTCGACGCCGTCCGGGCAACCGGACGACCGCCCGAGCGTGCCGGAGCAGCGCGGCACCGACGATCCCTATCTGCGGGTGACCGACCTGCGGGTCCGCTTCGACACCACCGACGGCGTGGTCCGCGCGGTGGACGGGGTGTCGTTCGCGGTGGAGCGGGGCCGGACGCTCGGCATCGTCGGCGAGTCCGGCTCGGGCAAGAGCGTGACCTCGCTGGCCGTCCTCGGTCTGCACGACCCCCGGCGGAGCACCATCACCGGGGAGATCTCCGTCGGCGGCCGCCAGCTGGTCGGGCTGCCGGAGGAGGAGGTACGCCGGCTGCGCGGCCGGGACATGGCGATGATCTTCCAGGACCCGCTGTCGGCGCTGCACCCGTACTACACGGTCGGGAAGCAGATCGCCGAGGCGTACCGGGTGCACCACCCGCGGGCCGGCAAGCGGGAGGCGCGACAGCGCGCGGTGGACATGCTCGGCCGGGTCGGCATCCCGCAGCCGGCCCGCCGCTTCGACCAGTACCCGCACGAGTTCTCCGGCGGCATGCGCCAGCGGGCGATGATCGCGATGGCGCTCGTCAACGATCCCGACCTGCTCATCGCCGACGAGCCGACCACCGCCCTGGACGTCACCGTGCAGGCGCAGATCCTGGACCTGCTGGCCGACCTCCAGGCCGAGTTCCACTCCGCGATCATCATGATCACTCACGATCTGGGCGTGGTGAGCCAGGTGGCCGACGACGTGCTGGTGATGTACGGCGGTCGGGCCGTCGAGCGCGGCAGCGTCGAGCAGGTGCTGCGCCGGCCGCAACATCCGTACACCTGGGGGTTGCTCTCCAGCGTGCCCTCCCTGCACGGCGACGCGGACGCGGACCTGGTGCCGATCCGGGGCAACCCGCCGAGCCTGATCAACCTGCCCTCGGGCTGCGCCTTCCACCCCCGCTGCCGGTACGCCGACCGCAACGGCGACCGCTCCCGCACGGACGTGCCCGAGCTGCGCCCGGCCGGGGAGGACGGCCACCTGGCCGCCTGCCACCTGGCCGTCGAGGAGCGGACCCGGCTGTACCGCGAGGACATCGCACAGGTGGGGGTGGCCCGGTGA